Proteins from a genomic interval of Caulobacter rhizosphaerae:
- a CDS encoding thiol-disulfide oxidoreductase DCC family protein gives MSGSPDGLWLFDGICNLCSGSVRTVMALDRKGLIRFTPIQSAYGRQLAQDHGINPDQPTSFLFLDSGRALEKSAAILALLRRLGAPWSWLAVVDVLPRAWLDGAYDWLAANRYRLMGKRATCMLPTPEQRARFILDPPIS, from the coding sequence ATGAGCGGATCACCCGACGGGCTTTGGCTCTTCGACGGGATCTGCAACCTGTGTTCCGGCTCGGTCCGAACGGTGATGGCCCTCGATCGCAAGGGCCTGATCCGCTTCACCCCGATCCAGTCGGCCTATGGACGACAATTGGCCCAGGACCATGGAATCAACCCGGACCAGCCGACCAGCTTCCTGTTCCTCGACTCCGGCCGAGCGCTGGAGAAGAGCGCGGCGATCCTGGCGCTGCTGCGGCGGCTGGGCGCGCCCTGGTCGTGGCTGGCGGTGGTCGACGTCTTGCCGCGCGCGTGGCTGGACGGCGCCTATGATTGGCTGGCCGCCAACCGCTACCGACTGATGGGCAAGCGCGCGACCTGCATGCTGCCGACGCCCGAGCAGCGGGCCCGCTTCATCCTCGATCCGCCGATTTCGTGA
- a CDS encoding SRPBCC family protein, translating to MLATPALARPPEANPDWLRRIESGDVALEAHADPGGRGGQVRAMIDIAAPPQVVWTTILDCERAARMTPSVKRCTVLSRDEAGRVELREHVVKWSFLLPALHSTSRLTLEPYRRIAFRCETGDIKDCEGQWLLEPLDGGRTTRVTYENRATAPFGLPSGVTTMAMRRDVPAALRALRRESVAAAR from the coding sequence ATGCTGGCGACCCCCGCGCTCGCCAGACCGCCAGAAGCCAACCCCGATTGGCTACGGCGGATCGAAAGCGGCGACGTCGCCCTGGAGGCCCACGCCGACCCTGGGGGCCGCGGCGGCCAGGTGCGGGCGATGATCGACATCGCCGCGCCGCCGCAGGTGGTCTGGACCACGATCCTCGACTGCGAACGAGCCGCGCGGATGACGCCCAGCGTCAAGCGGTGCACCGTGCTGTCGCGCGACGAAGCCGGCCGGGTGGAGCTGCGGGAACACGTGGTCAAGTGGAGCTTCCTGCTTCCGGCCCTGCACTCGACCTCGCGGCTGACCCTCGAGCCCTACCGGCGTATCGCCTTCCGTTGCGAAACCGGCGACATCAAGGATTGCGAGGGCCAGTGGCTGCTGGAGCCGCTGGACGGCGGACGAACCACCCGCGTCACCTACGAGAACCGCGCCACTGCGCCCTTCGGCCTGCCCAGCGGCGTGACCACCATGGCCATGCGCCGCGACGTCCCCGCCGCCCTGCGAGCCTTGCGCCGCGAAAGCGTGGCGGCGGCGCGATGA
- the acs gene encoding acetate--CoA ligase codes for MGVRGVSDGQVFPVPDDWAGKAHIDAAGYEAAVARVEADPEGYWRDLAGRLDWIQAPTKIKDVSFAKDDFHIHWYADGVLNASANCLDRHLPHRKDDVALVFEGDEPGHSYTVTYGELHEQVCRMANVLKDLGAKKGDRVTIYLPMIPLAAVAMLACARIGAIHSVVFGGFSPDSIAGRIQDCESRLVITADQGCRGGKRVPLKANVDKALEQCPQVDKVLLIRWTGAEVPVVEGRDVVWDEVKDAASATCAPEPMNAEDPLFILYTSGSTGKPKGVMHTTGGYLAWASWTHEAVFDYRRGEVFWCTADVGWVTGHSYVVYGPLANGGTSLIFEGVPNYPTPARFWEVVDKHKVEIFYTAPTALRALMREGDDHVTKNDLSSLRLLGSVGEPINPEAWLWYHRVVGKDRLPIVDTWWQTETGGILVSPLPGATALKPGSATKPLPGVKLQLVDADGKVLEGATEGNLLITDSWPGQMRGVYGDHERFFATYFSAYPGKYFTGDGCRRDEDGYYWITGRVDDVINVSGHRLGTAEIESALVAHDTVAEAAVVGYPHDIKGQGVYAYVTLKAGIEATDQLRKDLILWVRQEIGPFAAPDVLQWAPGLPKTRSGKIMRRILRKIAENELGSLGDTSTLADPSVVDDLVKNRAGG; via the coding sequence ATGGGAGTACGCGGCGTGAGCGACGGACAGGTTTTTCCGGTTCCCGACGACTGGGCGGGCAAGGCCCATATCGACGCCGCCGGCTACGAGGCCGCCGTGGCCCGGGTCGAGGCCGATCCCGAGGGCTACTGGCGCGACCTGGCCGGCCGGCTGGACTGGATCCAGGCGCCGACCAAGATCAAGGACGTCTCGTTCGCCAAGGACGACTTCCATATCCACTGGTACGCCGACGGCGTGCTGAACGCCTCGGCCAACTGCCTGGACCGCCACCTGCCGCACCGCAAGGACGACGTGGCTCTGGTCTTCGAGGGCGACGAGCCGGGCCATTCCTACACTGTGACCTATGGCGAGCTGCACGAGCAGGTCTGCCGGATGGCCAATGTCCTCAAGGACCTGGGGGCAAAAAAGGGCGACCGGGTCACCATCTACCTGCCGATGATCCCACTGGCGGCCGTGGCCATGCTGGCCTGCGCGCGGATCGGCGCGATCCATTCGGTGGTGTTCGGCGGCTTCTCGCCGGACTCGATCGCCGGCCGCATCCAGGATTGCGAAAGCCGCCTGGTGATCACCGCAGACCAGGGCTGTCGGGGCGGCAAGCGCGTGCCGCTGAAGGCCAATGTCGACAAGGCGCTGGAGCAGTGCCCGCAGGTCGACAAGGTGCTGCTGATCCGGTGGACCGGCGCGGAGGTTCCGGTGGTCGAGGGCCGCGACGTGGTCTGGGACGAGGTCAAGGACGCCGCCTCGGCGACCTGCGCCCCCGAACCGATGAACGCCGAGGACCCGCTGTTCATCCTCTACACCTCCGGCTCGACGGGTAAGCCAAAGGGGGTGATGCACACCACCGGCGGCTACTTGGCCTGGGCCAGCTGGACTCACGAGGCGGTGTTCGACTATCGCCGCGGCGAGGTGTTCTGGTGCACCGCCGACGTCGGCTGGGTGACCGGTCACAGCTATGTCGTCTACGGCCCGCTGGCCAACGGCGGGACCAGCCTGATCTTCGAGGGCGTACCCAACTATCCGACTCCGGCCCGGTTCTGGGAGGTGGTCGACAAGCACAAGGTCGAGATCTTCTACACCGCCCCTACGGCCCTGCGCGCCCTGATGCGCGAGGGCGACGACCACGTGACCAAGAACGACCTGTCGTCCCTGCGCCTGCTGGGCAGCGTCGGCGAGCCGATCAATCCGGAAGCCTGGCTCTGGTACCACCGGGTGGTCGGCAAGGACCGCCTGCCGATCGTCGACACCTGGTGGCAGACCGAGACCGGCGGCATCCTGGTCTCGCCCCTGCCCGGCGCCACCGCCCTGAAGCCCGGTTCGGCCACCAAGCCCCTGCCCGGGGTCAAGCTGCAGCTGGTCGACGCCGACGGCAAGGTCCTGGAGGGCGCCACCGAGGGCAACCTGCTGATCACCGACAGCTGGCCGGGCCAGATGCGCGGCGTCTACGGCGACCACGAGCGGTTCTTCGCCACCTACTTCTCGGCCTATCCGGGCAAGTACTTCACCGGCGACGGCTGCCGGCGCGACGAGGACGGCTATTACTGGATCACCGGCCGGGTCGACGACGTGATCAACGTCTCGGGCCACCGCCTGGGCACCGCCGAGATCGAAAGCGCCCTGGTCGCCCATGACACCGTCGCCGAGGCCGCCGTGGTCGGCTACCCGCACGACATCAAGGGACAGGGCGTCTACGCCTATGTGACGCTGAAGGCGGGGATCGAGGCGACCGACCAGCTGCGCAAGGACCTGATCCTCTGGGTGCGCCAGGAGATCGGCCCGTTCGCTGCGCCGGACGTGCTGCAATGGGCGCCCGGCCTGCCCAAGACCCGCTCGGGCAAGATCATGCGCCGCATCCTGCGCAAGATCGCCGAGAACGAACTGGGCAGCCTGGGCGACACCTCGACCCTGGCCGACCCCTCCGTGGTCGACGACCTAGTGAAGAATCGCGCAGGGGGCTGA
- a CDS encoding peroxiredoxin has protein sequence MTLQLGDIVPDFTQASTEGRIHFHDWAQGAWVVLFSHPKDYTPVCTTELGTVAKLKPEFDKRNVKVIGLSVDGLENHGGWAADIEETQGAKLNFPLIADTDRSVSNLYGMIHPNASDTLTVRSVFIIDPNKKLRLSLTYPASTGRNFDEILRVIDSLQLTDGHKVATPANWTQGGDVIIVPSVDNETAKTLFPGGWEEQKPYLRVIKQPA, from the coding sequence ATGACGCTGCAGCTCGGCGACATCGTTCCGGACTTCACCCAGGCCTCGACCGAGGGCCGGATCCACTTCCACGACTGGGCCCAGGGCGCGTGGGTGGTGCTGTTCTCGCATCCCAAGGACTACACCCCCGTCTGCACCACTGAACTGGGAACCGTGGCCAAGCTGAAGCCCGAATTCGACAAGCGGAACGTCAAGGTGATCGGCCTGTCGGTGGACGGGCTGGAGAACCACGGCGGTTGGGCGGCCGACATCGAGGAAACCCAGGGCGCGAAGTTGAACTTCCCGCTGATCGCCGACACCGACCGCTCGGTGTCCAACCTCTACGGCATGATCCACCCCAACGCCTCGGACACCCTGACCGTGCGCTCGGTGTTCATCATCGACCCCAACAAGAAGCTGCGGCTGTCCCTGACCTATCCGGCCTCGACCGGGCGGAACTTCGACGAGATCCTGCGGGTGATCGACAGCCTGCAACTGACCGACGGCCACAAGGTGGCCACCCCGGCCAACTGGACCCAAGGCGGGGACGTGATCATCGTCCCGTCGGTCGACAACGAGACGGCGAAAACGCTGTTCCCGGGCGGCTGGGAAGAGCAGAAGCCATATCTGCGGGTGATCAAACAGCCGGCCTGA
- a CDS encoding creatininase family protein has protein sequence MLLALSTWSEIEAYLQTSRTVVVPIGSNEQHGPTGLLGTDWLCPEIISHEAAKLSDSVLVAPTFNVGMAQHHLAFPGTIFLRPSTFIAAIGDWVRSLGAHGFEKIYFLNGHGGNVASIEAAFSEIYAEYSFRQERAPFALKLKNWWDLKGVMSLANQQFPVGHGSHATPSEIAVTQWAYPDTIKTAAYEPKIAPTGPIREALDFRARYADGRMGSDPAQATPEKGGALVAQAARSLIEDLADFSAEKRI, from the coding sequence ATGCTGCTCGCCCTTTCGACCTGGTCCGAGATCGAGGCCTATCTGCAGACGTCGAGAACGGTGGTCGTGCCGATCGGCTCGAACGAGCAGCATGGCCCCACGGGGCTGCTGGGCACCGACTGGCTATGCCCGGAAATCATCTCGCACGAGGCCGCGAAACTGTCGGACAGCGTATTGGTGGCCCCGACCTTCAACGTCGGCATGGCTCAGCACCATCTGGCGTTTCCGGGGACGATCTTCCTGCGGCCCTCGACCTTCATCGCCGCGATCGGCGACTGGGTGCGATCGCTGGGCGCGCACGGTTTCGAGAAGATCTATTTCCTGAACGGGCACGGCGGCAACGTCGCCTCGATCGAGGCGGCTTTCTCCGAGATCTACGCCGAGTACAGCTTCCGCCAGGAGCGCGCGCCGTTCGCCCTGAAGCTGAAGAACTGGTGGGACCTGAAGGGCGTGATGAGCCTGGCCAACCAGCAGTTCCCGGTCGGCCATGGCAGCCATGCGACGCCGTCGGAGATCGCGGTGACGCAATGGGCCTATCCGGACACCATCAAGACCGCCGCCTACGAACCGAAGATCGCCCCGACCGGCCCGATCCGCGAGGCGCTGGACTTCCGGGCCCGCTACGCGGACGGCCGCATGGGCTCGGACCCGGCCCAGGCCACGCCCGAGAAGGGCGGCGCGCTGGTGGCCCAGGCAGCCAGGTCGCTGATCGAGGACCTGGCCGACTTTTCGGCGGAGAAGCGGATCTAG
- a CDS encoding class I SAM-dependent methyltransferase, whose protein sequence is MADGSTTNFDAELTDAQDARGLGAKLRSFAKVNPRFAPDLARTMLAKRDHSVVDAFNAHSEKTGYEFTSGWASNNIPFVTPLLRDFAGKRGDTSIRYLEIGAYEGRNLAFMDWLMPDRLEVTVIDPWFDEALNPEEKYHAVEPRFHRNMARTSFRSMTARKGFSTYELPKMLAAGEQFDLIYVDGSHTALAVLIDLCFCASLLSVGGMMVLDDYWHDISEIGGPGVKQATDQFYGAFGRYFEITAVYRQVALTKIAEIPR, encoded by the coding sequence ATGGCCGACGGGTCCACGACCAATTTCGACGCCGAACTGACCGACGCCCAAGACGCCCGCGGCCTGGGAGCCAAGCTGCGTTCGTTCGCCAAGGTCAATCCGCGTTTCGCCCCGGACCTGGCCCGCACGATGCTGGCCAAGCGCGACCACTCGGTGGTCGACGCCTTCAACGCCCACAGTGAAAAGACCGGCTACGAGTTCACCTCGGGCTGGGCCTCGAACAACATCCCGTTCGTCACCCCGCTGCTGCGCGACTTCGCCGGCAAGCGCGGCGATACGAGCATCCGGTACCTCGAGATCGGGGCCTACGAAGGCCGCAACCTGGCGTTCATGGACTGGCTGATGCCGGACCGCCTGGAGGTGACCGTCATCGACCCCTGGTTCGACGAGGCCCTGAACCCGGAAGAGAAGTACCACGCCGTCGAGCCGCGCTTTCACCGCAACATGGCCCGCACCTCGTTCCGGTCGATGACCGCGCGCAAGGGGTTCTCCACCTACGAACTGCCCAAGATGTTGGCGGCCGGCGAGCAGTTCGACCTGATCTATGTCGACGGCAGCCACACGGCCCTGGCCGTGCTGATCGACCTGTGCTTCTGCGCCAGCCTGCTGAGCGTGGGCGGCATGATGGTGCTGGACGACTACTGGCACGACATCAGCGAGATCGGCGGCCCGGGCGTCAAGCAGGCCACCGACCAGTTCTACGGCGCCTTCGGCCGCTATTTCGAGATCACGGCGGTGTACCGCCAAGTGGCCCTGACCAAGATTGCCGAAATCCCGCGGTAG
- a CDS encoding Rieske (2Fe-2S) protein: MSRTGPSNPARPAAGAILCALDEIASPGARGFRFRREDAVFAGFVVRRGDTVVGYVDSCPHAGWPLAGPNGRFLTRENDLILCAGHAALFRIEDGAMVAGPCQDVALTPWPVRIQGSDIVVA; encoded by the coding sequence TTGAGCCGAACCGGCCCTTCCAACCCCGCCCGGCCCGCCGCCGGCGCGATCCTGTGCGCGCTGGACGAGATCGCCTCGCCCGGCGCGCGGGGCTTCCGCTTTCGGAGGGAGGACGCCGTGTTCGCCGGCTTCGTCGTGCGACGAGGCGACACCGTGGTCGGCTATGTCGACAGCTGCCCGCACGCCGGCTGGCCCCTCGCCGGGCCGAACGGCCGCTTCCTGACCCGCGAGAACGACCTGATCCTCTGCGCCGGGCATGCGGCCCTGTTCAGGATCGAGGACGGCGCGATGGTCGCGGGCCCGTGCCAGGACGTCGCCCTGACGCCATGGCCGGTGCGTATCCAAGGTTCGGACATCGTCGTCGCCTAG
- a CDS encoding YciI family protein, with protein MPLYAIICKDKPGVLETRLATRPTHLDYLNNSPNLKLAGALLDDDGNPIGSIIVVEAEDKAAAQAQADNDPFTAAGVFESVEVHFWRLAIGSL; from the coding sequence ATGCCCCTCTACGCCATCATCTGCAAGGACAAGCCCGGCGTGCTCGAAACCCGCCTGGCGACCCGCCCGACCCACCTCGACTACCTGAACAACAGCCCGAACCTGAAACTGGCCGGCGCCCTGCTGGACGACGACGGCAATCCGATCGGATCGATCATCGTGGTCGAAGCCGAGGACAAGGCCGCCGCCCAGGCGCAGGCCGACAACGACCCGTTCACCGCCGCCGGCGTGTTCGAGAGTGTCGAGGTGCACTTCTGGCGACTGGCGATCGGCAGCCTTTGA
- a CDS encoding NAD(P)H-dependent glycerol-3-phosphate dehydrogenase produces MNFNHAGVIGAGAWGTALAQVAARAGLQVTLQAREPEVVASIAAERENAMFLPGVKLEDAVTAAPGLDALASCDLILAVPPAQHLRSALMALKPHLKAGAPVVLCSKGVEQGTLKLMSDVAFEVLPDAPIAVLSGPSFAGEVARGLPTAVTLACEDEDLGRRIGEAIAIPTFRPYWAADVIGAEAGAAVKNVLAIACGISEGKGLGRSAHAALITRGFAELTRLAVALGGKAETLAGLCGLGDLVLTCSSPQSRNMSVGLALGGGQTLEQALAGKVSVAEGVASAPAVRALARSLGVETPICEAVAAILAGEVDVDSAILGLLSRPLKAEA; encoded by the coding sequence GTGAACTTCAATCATGCGGGCGTCATCGGCGCAGGCGCCTGGGGCACGGCCCTGGCCCAGGTCGCCGCCCGGGCGGGCCTCCAGGTCACCCTGCAGGCCCGCGAGCCCGAGGTCGTCGCCTCGATCGCCGCCGAGCGCGAGAATGCAATGTTCCTGCCCGGGGTGAAGCTGGAGGACGCCGTCACGGCCGCGCCCGGCCTCGACGCCTTGGCGTCCTGCGACCTGATCCTGGCCGTGCCGCCCGCCCAGCACCTGCGCTCGGCCCTCATGGCGTTGAAGCCGCACCTGAAGGCCGGTGCGCCGGTGGTGCTGTGCTCCAAGGGCGTCGAGCAGGGCACGCTAAAACTGATGAGCGACGTCGCCTTCGAGGTGCTGCCCGACGCGCCGATCGCCGTGCTTTCGGGACCCAGCTTCGCCGGAGAGGTGGCGCGCGGCCTGCCGACCGCGGTCACCTTGGCTTGCGAGGACGAGGACCTGGGCCGCCGCATCGGCGAGGCGATCGCCATCCCGACTTTCCGTCCCTACTGGGCCGCCGACGTGATCGGCGCCGAGGCCGGCGCAGCGGTCAAGAACGTCCTAGCCATCGCTTGCGGCATCTCCGAGGGCAAGGGCCTGGGCCGCAGCGCCCACGCCGCCCTGATCACCCGCGGCTTCGCCGAGCTGACCCGCCTGGCCGTGGCGCTCGGCGGCAAGGCCGAAACCCTGGCTGGCCTATGCGGCCTGGGCGACCTGGTCCTGACCTGCTCAAGCCCCCAATCGCGCAACATGAGCGTCGGCCTGGCCCTGGGGGGCGGCCAGACCCTGGAACAAGCCCTGGCCGGCAAGGTCTCGGTGGCCGAGGGCGTCGCCTCCGCGCCCGCCGTCCGCGCCCTGGCCCGCTCGCTGGGGGTCGAGACCCCGATCTGCGAGGCCGTCGCCGCCATCCTGGCCGGCGAGGTCGATGTCGACAGCGCCATCCTGGGCCTGCTGTCGCGACCTCTGAAGGCCGAGGCCTGA
- the tsaD gene encoding tRNA (adenosine(37)-N6)-threonylcarbamoyltransferase complex transferase subunit TsaD — protein MTPLTESTLTILGLETSCDETAASVVRRAADGRVEVLSSIVGTQFEQHAPFGGVVPEIAARAHVEAIDAVAAEAMRAANIGFDALDGVAATAGPGLVGGVMVGLAFGKAVALARDLPLVAVNHLEGHAVSARLGASIDYPFLLLLVSGGHCQLLEVAGVGACTRLGTTIDDAAGEAFDKIAKSLGLPYPGGPALEKLAASGDPTKFDLPRALLGRKDCDFSFSGLKTAAARLAEKITDDPQRADLAAAVQFAIARQLSERTDRAMKLYAAAHPRQDLRFVVAGGVAANSAVRAALQRNCADNGFSFDAPPLAYCTDNAAMIALAGAERLALGISDDLDAVARPRWPLDEAAALSNPSNSFGRKGAKA, from the coding sequence ATGACGCCCCTTACGGAATCGACGCTCACCATCCTCGGCCTGGAGACCAGCTGCGACGAGACCGCCGCGTCCGTCGTGCGCCGGGCTGCGGACGGCCGTGTCGAGGTGCTGTCGTCTATCGTCGGCACGCAGTTCGAGCAGCACGCCCCGTTCGGCGGCGTGGTGCCGGAGATCGCCGCCCGCGCCCATGTGGAAGCCATCGACGCCGTCGCCGCCGAAGCCATGCGCGCGGCGAATATCGGCTTCGACGCCCTGGACGGGGTGGCCGCCACCGCCGGCCCGGGCCTGGTGGGCGGGGTGATGGTCGGCCTGGCGTTCGGCAAGGCCGTGGCCCTGGCCCGCGACCTGCCGCTGGTGGCTGTCAACCACCTGGAGGGTCACGCGGTGTCGGCTCGGTTGGGGGCGTCGATCGATTATCCCTTCCTGCTGCTGCTGGTGTCGGGCGGTCACTGCCAACTGCTGGAGGTGGCCGGGGTGGGGGCCTGCACCCGGCTGGGCACCACGATCGACGACGCGGCCGGCGAGGCCTTCGACAAGATCGCCAAGAGCCTGGGCCTGCCCTATCCCGGCGGTCCGGCCTTGGAAAAACTGGCGGCGTCCGGCGACCCGACGAAGTTCGACCTGCCGCGCGCGCTGCTAGGCCGCAAGGACTGCGACTTCTCGTTCTCGGGCCTGAAGACCGCCGCCGCCCGGCTGGCCGAGAAGATTACTGACGACCCGCAGCGCGCCGACTTGGCCGCCGCCGTACAGTTCGCCATCGCCCGCCAGCTGTCCGAACGCACGGATCGGGCCATGAAGCTGTATGCCGCCGCCCACCCGCGCCAGGACCTGCGCTTCGTGGTGGCCGGAGGCGTGGCGGCCAACAGCGCGGTGCGCGCGGCCCTGCAAAGGAACTGCGCCGACAACGGCTTTTCGTTCGACGCCCCGCCCCTGGCCTATTGCACCGACAACGCCGCCATGATCGCCCTGGCCGGGGCCGAGCGGTTGGCGCTGGGAATTTCCGATGATCTGGACGCCGTGGCGCGTCCGCGTTGGCCCCTGGACGAGGCGGCGGCGTTATCCAATCCGAGCAACAGTTTCGGCCGCAAGGGAGCCAAGGCGTGA
- the hemC gene encoding hydroxymethylbilane synthase translates to MSRQPIRIGARGSKLSLAQSGLMQARIAAALGWTPGDDLDAFAQLVPIVTSGDRIQDRRLMEIGGKGLFTKEIEEALLDGRIDCAVHSLKDMPAELPPGLVLAATPEREDPRDAFISHLAERLEDLPHGARLGTASLRRQAQALHVRPDLEIVMLRGNVDTRLAKLERGEADAILLAQSGLNRLGLGHLTCSWLDPLAAPPAPGQGALVIETRAEDVDLPWLQSVRCQATTLAVAAERGALYALEGSCRTAVGAHARLDGLALTMIVEALTPDGAQRFRREGSVTLSSPNAADEARGLGLELGGAVRAEGGPALILTD, encoded by the coding sequence GTGTCCCGGCAACCCATCCGCATCGGCGCCCGCGGCTCGAAGCTGTCGCTGGCCCAGTCCGGCCTGATGCAGGCCCGCATCGCGGCCGCGCTCGGCTGGACGCCCGGCGACGATCTCGACGCCTTCGCCCAGTTGGTCCCGATCGTCACCAGCGGCGACCGCATCCAGGATCGCCGGCTGATGGAGATCGGCGGCAAGGGGCTGTTCACCAAGGAGATCGAGGAGGCCCTGCTGGACGGCCGCATCGACTGCGCGGTGCATTCCCTCAAGGACATGCCCGCCGAATTGCCGCCCGGCCTGGTGCTGGCGGCGACGCCCGAGCGCGAGGATCCGCGCGACGCCTTCATCAGCCATTTGGCCGAGCGCCTGGAGGATCTGCCGCACGGGGCGCGGCTGGGCACGGCCTCGCTACGCCGGCAGGCCCAGGCGCTGCACGTGCGTCCCGATCTCGAGATCGTCATGCTGCGCGGCAATGTCGACACGCGCCTGGCCAAGCTGGAGCGCGGCGAGGCCGACGCCATCCTGCTGGCCCAGTCGGGCCTCAATCGCCTGGGCCTGGGCCACCTGACCTGTAGCTGGCTCGACCCGCTGGCCGCGCCGCCGGCGCCGGGCCAAGGCGCCCTGGTCATCGAGACCCGCGCCGAGGACGTCGATCTGCCCTGGCTGCAGTCCGTGCGCTGCCAGGCGACCACCCTGGCGGTCGCCGCCGAAAGGGGCGCGCTCTATGCCCTGGAGGGTTCGTGCCGCACGGCGGTCGGCGCCCATGCCCGGCTGGACGGCCTGGCGCTGACGATGATCGTCGAGGCCCTGACTCCCGACGGCGCCCAGCGCTTCCGCCGCGAGGGCTCGGTCACCCTGTCCAGCCCGAACGCCGCCGACGAGGCCCGGGGCCTGGGACTGGAGCTCGGCGGCGCCGTCCGCGCCGAGGGCGGTCCGGCCCTGATCCTGACGGACTAG
- a CDS encoding uroporphyrinogen-III synthase — MTVGARRIWVTRALPGAEGTAARLEAMGLAPLIDPLLEVRDLSPPVDLAGVAALAFTSVNGVAAFARLDAGRDRPVFAVGDRTARAAREAGFSSVTSAAGDVEALTALILDHAGRLDGAVLHPSALEPAGDLVTPLVSTGLNARRLAVYEAVERDPSSSTLSGLDQLEAVLLHSPRAARALSCCLAERPAPALRALCLSAAVARPLEGLLQAGGLGGVTSAPHPDETALLALLTL; from the coding sequence ATGACGGTCGGCGCGCGGCGGATCTGGGTCACCCGGGCCTTGCCGGGCGCGGAGGGCACCGCCGCCCGCCTGGAGGCCATGGGTCTGGCGCCGCTGATCGATCCGTTGCTGGAAGTCCGCGATCTTTCTCCACCCGTCGACCTGGCCGGCGTCGCGGCCCTGGCCTTCACCAGCGTCAACGGCGTCGCCGCCTTCGCCCGCCTCGACGCCGGCCGGGATCGGCCGGTGTTTGCGGTCGGCGACCGGACCGCGCGGGCGGCGCGCGAGGCGGGGTTCTCGTCCGTCACCTCGGCCGCGGGCGACGTCGAAGCCCTGACGGCCCTGATCCTGGACCACGCAGGGCGGTTGGATGGCGCGGTGCTGCATCCGTCGGCGCTGGAGCCGGCGGGCGACCTGGTCACGCCCCTGGTTTCCACGGGGCTGAACGCCCGGCGATTGGCGGTCTATGAGGCGGTCGAGCGCGATCCCTCGTCTTCCACCCTGTCCGGGCTCGATCAGCTGGAGGCGGTGCTGCTGCATTCGCCGCGCGCGGCGCGGGCGCTGTCGTGCTGTCTTGCGGAACGTCCCGCGCCGGCGTTGCGGGCCTTGTGCCTGTCGGCGGCCGTGGCGCGACCGCTTGAAGGGCTGTTGCAGGCCGGGGGGCTGGGGGGCGTGACGTCCGCGCCGCACCCGGATGAAACCGCGCTGCTGGCGCTGCTCACGCTCTAG
- a CDS encoding COG4223 family protein produces MTLAPDPVDSDAPRDPALYGRRRLLGPGFWALIAFGIVCVAAGAALARFGPTWFSRAKTPPEIHQPAGDPPPSPSVADRPLYGPPSAAVVSPSGSDDVARLEGRVAVLETGQQRALDAAGVALAAATLADAARTARPFAEELASLERVLPLSPDLRALARLAQDGAPTRAGLADEFETLAGRAAVAARDPGRNADFLARLRHTLSSIVSIRQVGSTQGSTPDAVLGRAQKLLNEGDIEGALAAVETLPPPAQAVLAPWRGAAERRVEIDRHIAAIRADALAGLIQVTHPQPSAPAPAGPAQPVVP; encoded by the coding sequence ATGACGCTCGCTCCCGATCCCGTTGACTCCGACGCGCCGCGCGACCCGGCGCTGTACGGCCGTCGCCGCCTGCTGGGGCCGGGCTTCTGGGCGCTGATCGCCTTTGGGATCGTCTGCGTGGCGGCCGGCGCGGCCCTGGCGCGATTCGGTCCAACCTGGTTCTCCCGCGCCAAGACGCCGCCCGAGATTCACCAGCCCGCCGGCGATCCGCCCCCGTCGCCCTCGGTGGCTGACCGGCCGCTCTACGGGCCGCCCAGCGCCGCCGTCGTCTCGCCCTCGGGGTCCGATGACGTGGCCCGGTTGGAAGGCCGTGTCGCGGTTCTGGAGACCGGCCAGCAGCGGGCCCTGGACGCCGCCGGCGTCGCCCTGGCCGCCGCCACCCTGGCCGACGCCGCCCGTACGGCGAGACCGTTCGCCGAGGAGCTGGCCAGCCTGGAGCGGGTGCTGCCCCTGTCGCCAGACCTGCGGGCCCTGGCGCGCCTTGCACAGGACGGCGCGCCCACCCGTGCGGGCCTGGCCGACGAGTTCGAGACCCTGGCCGGGCGCGCCGCGGTCGCCGCCCGGGATCCCGGCCGCAACGCCGACTTCCTGGCGCGCCTGCGGCACACCCTGTCCAGCATCGTGTCGATCCGCCAGGTTGGCTCGACCCAGGGCTCCACCCCCGACGCGGTGCTGGGGCGGGCGCAGAAACTGTTGAACGAAGGCGATATCGAAGGGGCGCTGGCGGCGGTCGAGACCTTGCCGCCACCCGCCCAGGCCGTCCTGGCCCCCTGGCGCGGCGCGGCCGAGCGTCGGGTCGAGATCGACCGTCACATCGCCGCCATCCGCGCCGACGCCCTGGCGGGACTGATCCAGGTGACCCATCCCCAACCGAGCGCGCCGGCGCCTGCCGGTCCCGCCCAACCGGTGGTCCCGTGA